The DNA region GGACTTGTCGAGAAGTATGATCCATTAGAGGGAGCTCCCATGGCCCGAGGCATAGTGTTGGAAAAGGTGGGTGTCGAGGCTAGGAAGCCTAACGCGGCTGTCCGGAAGTGTGTCAGAGTTCAGTTGGTGAAAAACGGGAAGGTGGTAACGGCGTTTGTTCCTCTTGACGGCAGTTTGAACTACATAAATGAACACGACGAGGTGGTAATTGAACGTATAGGCGGCCCAGAGGGGAGGTCGCTGGGCGATATCCCGGGAGTTAGGTTTAAAGTAATAAAGGTAAACGGTGTGTCTTTGTGGGCTATTTGGTCTGGGAAGAAGCAGAAGCCAACCAGGTAATGCCAAGGGTTTCTATTGTTGAAAAATCTCAATTATTTCTTAAAGCCATAGTTGAGGGGGTCCCCCCGTCGCTGGTAAATTCCCTCAGGAGAGTTATAATCTCGGAACTTCCTGTCATGGCTATCGACACAGTGGTTGTGGTTAACAACACGTCTGTAATGTATGACGAGTTTCTTGCTCAGAGGCTGGGGCTCATCCCGTTGACTACGCCGCTCCATTCATTGCCCACCTACGAGGAGTGCGCCACTGGCGTGGCAGATCCCACGGAGTGCGGCACAAGGCTAGTGCTGCAGGTAACTGCCGACGGCGACGTTACTGTCTACTCCGGCGATTTGACATCCGAGAGACCTGATGTAGTGCCTGTGTATAAAGACATCCCGATTGTGAAGCTTGTAAAGGGCCAGAGTATTGTTATTGAGGCTTATGCCAAGTTGGGCATAGCGAAGGACCACGCCAAGTGGCAGGCAGCAACTGCGAGCTATTACTACTACCCGAAAGTTATTATAAAAGATGAGAAGTGTAGGGAGATTTGTAAAGAGATCTGCCCCGACCTAGAAGACCCCGTGAAGTGCACATTTAATAAGGCGTGGACTTGTAAGGATTTATGTAAGGGCGGCTTGGACGTGGAGTGGGAGAAGAATAAATACGTATTCTGGGTCGAGTCATTTGGTAATTATGGCGTAGATGTGGCGTTGAAAGAGGCCTTTAGGATTTTGAAACGGAAGTTTGAAGCCTTTACTGAAGAGCTGGTTAAGAAGGCGTCGTCGGGGGAGAGGTAAAATTTTAAATACAATCCTTGTTGGGGTTCCGATATGCCTCCTAATCCTACAGGCCCGACAAACTGGCAGTTGAGGATGCTGGCGAGGTTTTTAAGGAAAGCGGCGAAGTCGAATTCATCAAATATATGGAGAGTCGTTGCAGAGTTTGTTGAGAAGCCGCGGAGACAGAGAGTGGTGGTGAACGTAGGCAAGTTAAATAGAATCGCCGAGGAGGGTGATGTGGTTATAGTTCCTGGCAAGCTTCTAGGCGGTGGACAACTTAAGAAGAAGCTTGTAGTTGCCGCTGTGGGCGCGTCTCCTAAGGCTATACAAAAGGTTTTAGAAGCCGGCGGCGAGGTGCTGACTATTCCAGAACTTGTGAGAAGAAATCCGAAGGGTAGTGGAGTTAAGATAGTGGTATGATAGAGAAGAGGGTTTTAGAATTTTCGCAACTTCCCGACACCGGCGAGGTTGTAATAGACGCGGCGGGCCATATTGCAGGTAGGTTGGCCACATATATAGCGAAGATTTTGGTGGAGAGGCCTGGCGTGAGAGTAGTGGTGATAAACGCGGAAAAGCTCGCAGTCACCGGGGATGAGAAGATGGTCGTAGAGTGGTTTAAGAAAAAAATAAGTGAGTGGCGTACGCATTACAACCCAGAAAAGGTTGGGCCCAAAGTGCCGAGGAGGCCGGATCGGGTGTTTAAGCGTATTGTTAGAGGTATGTTGCCGAAGAAGAGCTGGACAGGGCGATATGCGCTAAAGAGGCTGAGGGTCTATATGTCGGTGCCTATTGATATGCTGAATAGGAAAAAGCTGGTGGTATACGAGGTGCCGCAGGCCAAGCTGAGGATTAGGCCGTTGCTGAAATACACAACTTTGGAAGAGGTTTGGCGAGCAATTGATCCTAAGGCGTGGGAGAAGTGGAAGAGGGCAAACGAGGTTTGGGGCAAAAAATTAAAACAGGCCACTAGCGGATAGCCATGGATGTGCGTAGTGCGAAGGTTTTGCAGGAGAGCCCTCGGGTGGTGATTTCGGTTGGGAAGAAAAAGACTGCCGTGGCTAGGGCTGTGATAAGGCCTGGGATTGGTCGTGTTAGAGTCAATGGATATCCCTTAGAGTCGTGGCCTATTGAAATGGCTAGGGTTAAGATGCAGGAGCCTTTAATGCTTGCCGGCGATCTTGCTAAGAAGGTTGATATTGATGTAAACGTATCGGGCGGCGGCTTTATGGGACAGGCCGTGGCTGTGAGGATTGCAATCGCAAGGGGCTTAGTGGCGTATTTCCAGAGCCAAGAGCTAAAAGAGCTGTACGAAAAATACGACCCGTATATGCTTAAAGGAGACCCCCGCAGGACGGAGCCGAAGAAGCCAGGTATAAAACACGCAAGAAGCAAGAGGCAGAAGGCCTATAGATGATTATCCCAGTTCGCTGCTTTACATGCGGAAAGCCGCTGGGCCATCTCTACGCTGTTTTTAAGCAGAGAG from Pyrobaculum arsenaticum DSM 13514 includes:
- a CDS encoding 30S ribosomal protein S12, with the protein product MPGKKSPYGLFAGGKLKRKRKRFKWNDVTYKRKMLGLVEKYDPLEGAPMARGIVLEKVGVEARKPNAAVRKCVRVQLVKNGKVVTAFVPLDGSLNYINEHDEVVIERIGGPEGRSLGDIPGVRFKVIKVNGVSLWAIWSGKKQKPTR
- a CDS encoding DNA-directed RNA polymerase subunit D; the protein is MPRVSIVEKSQLFLKAIVEGVPPSLVNSLRRVIISELPVMAIDTVVVVNNTSVMYDEFLAQRLGLIPLTTPLHSLPTYEECATGVADPTECGTRLVLQVTADGDVTVYSGDLTSERPDVVPVYKDIPIVKLVKGQSIVIEAYAKLGIAKDHAKWQAATASYYYYPKVIIKDEKCREICKEICPDLEDPVKCTFNKAWTCKDLCKGGLDVEWEKNKYVFWVESFGNYGVDVALKEAFRILKRKFEAFTEELVKKASSGER
- a CDS encoding 50S ribosomal protein L18e, producing MPPNPTGPTNWQLRMLARFLRKAAKSNSSNIWRVVAEFVEKPRRQRVVVNVGKLNRIAEEGDVVIVPGKLLGGGQLKKKLVVAAVGASPKAIQKVLEAGGEVLTIPELVRRNPKGSGVKIVV
- a CDS encoding 50S ribosomal protein L13, producing MIEKRVLEFSQLPDTGEVVIDAAGHIAGRLATYIAKILVERPGVRVVVINAEKLAVTGDEKMVVEWFKKKISEWRTHYNPEKVGPKVPRRPDRVFKRIVRGMLPKKSWTGRYALKRLRVYMSVPIDMLNRKKLVVYEVPQAKLRIRPLLKYTTLEEVWRAIDPKAWEKWKRANEVWGKKLKQATSG
- a CDS encoding 30S ribosomal protein S9, coding for MDVRSAKVLQESPRVVISVGKKKTAVARAVIRPGIGRVRVNGYPLESWPIEMARVKMQEPLMLAGDLAKKVDIDVNVSGGGFMGQAVAVRIAIARGLVAYFQSQELKELYEKYDPYMLKGDPRRTEPKKPGIKHARSKRQKAYR